From the genome of Pedosphaera parvula Ellin514, one region includes:
- a CDS encoding glutathionylspermidine synthase family protein: MQNIASEVFKDSDCLPEAARPVWMAGAPLPMDAFNALRRRALLEHCKWDPQVGDVGTLASFPLIMGRETWKTLASLAEALGYETLAAEQEILQRPDLMKRIGLPRRICKALQKVPESGLTAEAARVMRYDFHLTTEGWRISELNSDVPGGFTEASSYTQMMAAHYAGALPAGDPVADWCGAVSKAAGGDGTIALLTASGFMEDHQIMAYLARHLNASGCTTHLANPQQLEWSDGFASLNSAWHSGRIDAIVRFYQGEWLAKLPETCGWHYFFAGGKTPVGNPGCAIISESKRFPLVWDDLETRLPTWRRLLPETRDPRDAPWQTDDGWLLKSALCNTGDTVSIRSALSDKAWRAVSREVRWWPKQWVAQRRFQSVALMTPIGPMHPCVGVYTINGRVAGAYTRITAGSVIDFAAIDIALLVEDAACAESKLSEGFNE, translated from the coding sequence ATGCAGAATATTGCTTCGGAAGTCTTCAAAGACAGTGACTGTCTGCCGGAAGCCGCGAGGCCGGTTTGGATGGCTGGGGCTCCCCTGCCCATGGATGCGTTTAATGCCCTAAGGCGTCGGGCACTGCTGGAACATTGCAAGTGGGACCCGCAAGTCGGTGATGTGGGGACGTTGGCCAGCTTCCCATTGATTATGGGACGAGAAACCTGGAAGACTCTGGCGAGTTTGGCCGAAGCGCTTGGATATGAAACATTGGCAGCCGAGCAGGAAATTTTGCAAAGGCCAGACCTGATGAAACGCATTGGACTGCCTCGACGTATTTGCAAAGCTTTGCAAAAAGTCCCGGAGAGCGGTCTCACTGCCGAGGCTGCGCGGGTGATGCGGTACGATTTCCATCTTACGACCGAGGGTTGGCGTATTTCGGAATTGAACAGCGATGTGCCGGGTGGATTTACGGAGGCTTCGAGTTACACACAAATGATGGCGGCGCATTATGCCGGGGCCTTGCCCGCCGGCGATCCGGTTGCCGATTGGTGTGGTGCTGTTTCAAAAGCTGCGGGTGGCGATGGGACCATAGCCTTGCTCACCGCTTCAGGATTCATGGAAGACCATCAAATCATGGCGTACCTGGCGCGCCATTTGAACGCGAGCGGTTGCACAACTCACCTGGCCAATCCACAGCAGTTGGAATGGAGCGATGGCTTCGCTTCCCTCAACAGCGCATGGCATTCTGGACGCATTGATGCGATTGTTCGCTTTTATCAAGGCGAATGGCTGGCGAAACTTCCGGAAACGTGTGGTTGGCATTATTTCTTTGCAGGCGGAAAGACACCCGTAGGCAATCCGGGCTGCGCCATTATTTCTGAAAGCAAGCGGTTCCCCCTGGTTTGGGATGATTTGGAAACCAGGTTGCCGACATGGCGGCGGTTGCTGCCTGAAACACGTGATCCGCGCGACGCTCCATGGCAGACAGATGATGGTTGGTTGCTAAAATCCGCGCTCTGCAACACGGGTGATACGGTAAGTATCCGATCTGCATTGAGCGATAAGGCGTGGCGTGCGGTATCACGAGAGGTGCGTTGGTGGCCGAAGCAGTGGGTGGCACAACGCAGATTTCAATCGGTGGCGCTGATGACGCCAATCGGGCCGATGCATCCATGCGTAGGCGTGTACACCATCAACGGCCGGGTCGCCGGAGCTTATACCCGCATCACCGCCGGGTCAGTGATCGACTTTGCGGCAATCGACATTGCGTTACTGGTTGAAGATGCTGCATGTGCCGAAAG